The following coding sequences are from one Melospiza melodia melodia isolate bMelMel2 chromosome 2, bMelMel2.pri, whole genome shotgun sequence window:
- the PCF11 gene encoding pre-mRNA cleavage complex 2 protein Pcf11 isoform X1, producing the protein MSAPESSAGSSEAREDACRDYQSSLEDLTFNSKPHINMLTILAEENVPFAKDIVSLIEAQIAKAPASEKLPVMYLMDSIVKNVGREYLTAFTKNLVATFICVFEKVDENTRKSLFKLRSTWDDIFPLKKLYALDVRVNSLDPAWPIKPLPPNVNTSSIHVNPKFLNKSPEESNAPTSAVTSGASTPPAVPEIQKNLTQEQLIRQQLLAKQKQLLELQQKKLELELEQTKAQLAVSLSVQQGSSSIASVPAPSKQHMSPTPHMTVKPPHQTAVQSEKNKPSPSPPLHDIKIVNRDPRLNRMGQHSSHTKDQSHRKEFSPSVTSQSETKGNKTAQAEKQNSTKSEKSKASEKTQKKELEQSKAKSKSPSPLKNKLPDTKDSKNQECESTKVSDISKRDPRLKRHLQDKSEGKEEEVKEKRRSTEKKEKEEHKTCEHRPVGSRNKVINGAVQKQDATTEESEKQGGKQGRSSSRKRSRSRSPKARSPSTHSPKRRERRSPKRRLRSLSPTSSTPKIGKIRQIGPKQSHVEEGTQAARDERNSNKRNVKQEVRDPRRLKKAQEERPQETATQHSAKASPDPKENAENWQGSKSGKRWKSGWEESKNSQQNDEHQALVKSPHQRHRENWPAGKGILSPRAPKQQHRLSVDANLQIPKELTSASKRELLKKANDRLTSGEITQDEFLMVAHQIRQLFQYQEGKHRCNVWDSPTEEKCSLKKKPLLSDAELTYYEHKAKLKRTQVQHSLSRLDLLDPDDILDYHIPDALLSGIECEQAKAKRGAQFDRKEPFAERSRRHSPVSGTTRPFAENLSPLESRRRLEDQRATKGARGSDPYDSWGESDEFRDALRQQGKSTAEFQKTDGDALCRFDNREERQLLGQAGVREEPRSPFTERFKRARYEDPEKAPFPESPGSRFGGIEAKQRISALMEDRPLFDGSPRPTAARVAVDGQGSPFVDGPAAGSSSRIDGPAGQAAMRFEGPLVGTGASQFDGPLAGAGGAGALRFDGPPGQLAGSLRFEGPSGQVGGGGPLRFEGPLGPLRFEGPAGQPVGGARFEGPGVGLRFEGPHGQPSGGLRFEGPHGQPMGPRGQPGGGLRFEGPHGQPLGPHGQPGGSLRFEGPHLQPLGPHGQLGGGLRFEGPHGQPMGPHGPSGGGLRFEGPHGPSGGGLRLDGPRGQPGLGPRLIDGPVHQGAGGLRFDGPLGRAGPRFDGCHGAGFDGQPGQLSLLQRFDGIHGQPGPRLASGQQAQARFETAIPQRFDGPHQPASRFDLPLGLQGARFENVANHPASRLEMSPYGQGGPFVDHPGQGYNGPAHGMQFQRPDIFDGSPGPNFNGPAGPGAQNFPLRAAGHYFEEKGLQGPQYGNFSNMPMGGNQVSLMSAQTGPYGQGQQYLPNPGSFVQNPAGGLSHSYPDNHLGQVDVNELFAKLLKTGILKLSKTDSTSAQANETSAQPNAEEEDDDQNEDQNVPDLTNFIVEELRQRYDSVINRLYTGIQCYSCGMRFTTSQTDVYADHLDWHYRQNRTEKDVSRKITHRRWYYSLTDWIEFEEIADLEERAKSQFFEKAHEEVVLKTQEAAKEKEFQSVPAGPAGAVESCEICQEQFEQYWDEEEEEWHLKNAIRVDEKIYHPSCYEDYQNTSSFDCTPSPSKTPSENPLNIMLDIVKQETEESCDSPKIKEEPEDTPPPACAEDSTPASTEIKTEPEDSV; encoded by the exons ATGTCGGCCCCGGAGAGCAGCGCTGGCAGCAGCGAGGCCCGGGAGGACGCGTGCCGCGACTACCAGTCGTCGCTGGAGGACCTGACGTTCAACAGCAAGCCGCACATCAACATGCTGACCATCCTGGCCGAGGAGAACGTGCCCTTCGCCAAGGACATCGTCTCCCTGATCGAGGCGCAAATCGCCAAG GCTCCTGCATCAGAGAAGCTACCCGTTATGTACCTAATGGATTCCATTGTCAAGAATGTGGGAAGAGAGTATCTCACAGCATTTACTAAAAACCTAGTTGCAACATTTATTTGTGTATTTGAAAAG GTGGATGAAAATACTAGGAAAAGTTTATTTAAATTACGCTCCACATGGGATGATATTTTTCCTTTGAAGAAACTATATGCACTTGATGTCAGAGTCAACTCATTAGATCCTGCCTGGCCAATTAAACCTCTGCCCCCAAATGTGAATACTTCTAGCATCCATGTGAATCCTAAGTTTTTAAATAAATCG ccagaggaatctaatgcaccTACCTCTGCTGTCACTTCTGGTGCCTCTACTCCTCCAGCTGttcctgaaatacaaaagaatttGACACAGGAGCAACTGATAAGGCAGCAATTGCTTGCAAAGCAAAAACAGTTGTTAGAACTTCAGCAAAAAAAactagagctggagctggaacagACTAAAGCACAGTTG GCTGTATCTCTTAGTGTTCAGCAGGGATCATCTAGTATAGCTTCAGTTCCAGCACCTTCTAAGCAACACATGTCTCCCACACCTCATATGACAGTTAAACCACCTCATCAAACTGCTGTGCAAtctgaaaaaaacaaaccatccCCAAGTCCTCCACTTCATGACATCAAAATAGTGAACAGGGATCCTCGGCTTAATAGAATGGGTCAACATTCTTCTCATACTAAAGATCaatctcacaggaaagaattttcaCCGAGTGTGACCAGTCAGTCTGAGACAAAGGGAAACAAAACAGCACAGGCTGAAAAACAGAACTCAACGAAGTCAGAAAAATCAAAAGCAAGtgaaaaaacacagaagaaagaACTTGAACAGTCCAAAGCAAAATCTAAATCGCCATCCCCtttgaaaaataagctgcccGATACTAAAGACagtaaaaaccaggaatgtgaaAGCACTAAGGTTTCTGACATCAGTAAGCGGGATCCAAGACTGAAAAGACATCTTCAGGATAAGTCAgaagggaaggaagaggaggtcaaagaaaagaggagaagtacagaaaagaaggaaaaagaggagCATAAGACTTGCGAACATAGACCAGTAGGGAGCAGAAATAAAGTGATTAATGGTGCTGTTCAGAAACAAGACGCAACTACAGAGGAGTCAGAAAAACAGGGTGGGAAACAAGGAAGATCAAGTAGTAGAAAACGGTCACGATCACGCTCTCCTAAGGCAAGATCACCATCTACACACTCTCCAAAAAGACGAGAGAGGAGATCACCTAAAAGAAGACTTCGGAGTTTATCTCCTACTTCATCGACTCCTAAAATTGGAAAGATACGTCAGATAGGCCCTAAGCAGTCTCATGTTGAAGAAGGCACACAAGCAGCAAGAGATGAAAGAAACTCTAATAAGAGAAATGTTAAACAAGAGGTGCGTGATCCAAGGAGATTGAAAAAAGCCCAAGAAGAAAGACCCCAAGAGACAGCCACCCAGCATTCTGCAAAAGCTTCTCCAGATCCAAAGGAAAATGCAGAAAACTGGCAGGGATCCAAATCAGGCAAGAGGTGGAAATCTGGTTGGGAAGAAAGTAAAAA CTCACAGCAGAATGATGAACACCAAGCACTTGTTAAATCCCCTCACCAAAGACATCGGGAGAACTGGCCGGCTGGTAAAGGAATTCTATCACCCCGAGCACCGAAGCAGCAGCACCGGTTAAGTGTGGATGCCAATTTACAGATTCCCAAAGAATTGACATCTGCAAGTAAAAGAGAATTACTTAAGAAG GCTAATGACCGCTTAACATCTGGTGAAATAACACAAGATGAGTTTCTCATGGTTGCTCATCAGATCCGACAGCTGTTCCAGtatcaggaaggaaagcacagatgtAATGTCTGGGATAGCCCTACAGAGGAAAAATGTAGTTTGAAAAAGAAACCTCTTCTATCGGATGCAGAATTAACATATTATGAACATAAAGCTAAACTAAAAAGGACACAAGTTCAGCATTCGTTGTCAAGGCTTGATTTGTTGGATCCTGATGATATTTTGGATTATCATATACCTGATGCACTGCTTTCTGGAATAGAATGTGAGCAGGCAAAAGCCAAGCGGGGAGCACAGTTTGACAGAAAAGAGCCATTTGCAGAAAGGTCAAGGAGGCACTCGCCTGTAAGTGGCACTACAAGACCATTTGCTGAAAACCTGTCGCCGCTTGAGAGTCGACGAAGACTTGAAGACCAGCGTGCTACTAAAGGAGCAAGAGGTTCTGATCCTTATGACAGCTGGGGAGAATCGGATGAATTTAGAGATGCTctcagacaacaggggaaaagtACAGCAGAGTTCCAGAAAACAGATGGAGATGCACTTTGTAGGTTTGATAATCGTGAAGAAAGACAGCTTCTTGGGCAAGCAG GTGTTCGAGAGGAACCAAGGTCACCGTTCACTGAACGTTTCAAAAGAGCTAGGTATGAAGATCCAGAGAAAGCACCATTTCCAGAAAGTCCAGGATCGAGATTTGGAGGTATTGAAGCAAAGCAGAGGATAAGTGCGCTGATGGAAGACAGACCTCTGTTTGATGGCTCACCTAGaccaactgctgcaagggttgcGGTAGATGGACAAGGCAGTCCTTTTGTTGATGGTCCTGCTGCTGGTTCAAGTTCCAGAATTGATGGGCCAGCTGGACAGGCTGCTATGAGATTTGAGGGGCCTTTGGTGGGCACAGGTGCATCTCAGTTTGATGGACcactggcaggagcagggggagCTGGAGCCTTAAGATTTGatgggccaccagggcagctggCAGGGTCCCTGAGATTTGAAGGACCCTCAGGCCAGGTTGGTGGAGGAGGTCCGCTGCGGTTTGAGGGACCTCTTGGGCCTTTGCGGTTTGAGGggcctgctgggcagcctgtaGGTGGGGCTAGATTTGAAGgtcctggagttgggctcaggtTTGAGGGTCCTCATGGTCAGCCTTCAGGTGGTCTCAGGTTTGAGGGACCTCATGGTCAACCTATGGGGCCTCGGGGTCAACCAGGCGGTGGTCTCAGGTTTGAGGGACCCCATGGTCAGCCCTTGGGGCCTCATGGTCAACCAGGGGGTAGCCTCAGGTTTGAGGGGCCACATTTACAGCCATTGGGGCCCCATGGACAACTTGGAGGTGGCCTCAGATTTGAGGGGCCACATGGTCAGCCCATGGGGCCACATGGACCATCAGGTGGTGGGCTCAGGTTCGAGGGACCACATGGACCATCAGGTGGTGGGCTGAGACTGGACGGACCACGTGGTCAGCCGGGTCTAGGTCCTAGGTTGATTGATGGACCAGTACATCAGGGAGCTGGTGGTCTTAGATTTGATGGTCCTCTTGGTCGGGCTGGTCCAAGATTTGATGGCTGTCATGGAGCTGGATTTGATGGTCAGCCTGGACAGCTGTCTCTCCTGCAAAGATTTGATGGAATTCATGGACAGCCTGGTCCAAGGTTGGCATCTGGCCAACAGGCACAAGCAAGATTTGAAACAGCCATACCTCAAAGATTTGATGGACCTCACCAGCCAGCCTCTAGGTTCGACTTGCCCCTTGGCCTTCAGGGTGCACGTTTTGAAAATGTAGCTAACCATCCTGCCTCAAGACTAGAAATGTCACCATATGGACAAGGTGGTCCGTTTgttgaccatcctggccagggCTACAATGGACCAGCTCATGGAATGCAGTTCCAGAGACCTGATATATTTGATGGTTCGCCCGGACCAAATTTCAATGggccagctggcccaggagcacagaactTCCCACTGAGAGCAGCTGGACATTATTTCGAAGAAAAAGGTCTCCAGGGTCCTCAGTATGGAAATTTCAGTAATATGCCAATGGGAGGTAATCAG GTTTCTCTCATGTCTGCTCAAACAGGACCTTATGGCCAGGGTCAGCAGTATTTGCCAAATCCTGGAAGTTTTGTCCAGAACCCTGCAG GAGGCCTTTCACATTCATATCCTGATAACCACCTTGGACAGGTTGATGTGAATGAGTTGTTTGCTAAACTGCTGAAAACAGGGATCCTCAAATTGTCTAAAACTGATTCCACTTCAGCAC AAGCGAATGAAACATCAGCCCAGCCAAATGCTGAAGAAGAAGATGATGATCAGAATGAAGATCAGAATGTTCCAGACCTCACTAACTTCATAGTCGAAGAACTTAGACA GCGTTATGATAGTGTTATAAATCGGCTGTACACTGGAATTCAGTGTTACTCCTGTGGAATGAGATTCACCACTTCACAGACAGATGTTTATGCAGATCACTTGGATTGGCATTATCGCCAGAACCGGACGGAAAAAGATGTTAGCAGAAAAATTACACACAGGAGATGGTACTACAGTTTAACA GACTGGATTGAATTTGAAGAAATAGCAGATCTAGAGGAGCGTGCTAAAAGCCAGTTCTTTGAAAAAGCTCATGAAGAGGTTGTGTTGAAGACTCAGGAAGCTGCCAAAGAGAAGGAGTTTCAGAGTGTCCCAGCTGGACCAGCTGGAGCAGTGGAG